The DNA region TTGGAAAAGGAACAGCCTTCGGCGGGTATTTTGTTATTGGGTACCAATCTGACCCCACCGATGATTCAACACATTCAATCCATTCATGCCAACGTTGTCATTTTGGACACATGCTTCGAATATGTGGACGCCAATTTTGTTTCCATTAACAATACGCTGGGCGGATATCAGGCAGGCAAACATATCGTTAACCTGGGTCATCGCCACATTGGCTATGTAAAATCCAACACTCGCATTCCGAATTTCATCAAACGGGAGGAAGGATTCCGAGCTGCGCTGGCAGAGCATGATCTGATCGTGAATGAGTCGTTGACGTTTGATCTGCATCCCATGCGAGTTATGCCACAGGAAGATTTCCAGCAGGCTATCCAACAGCTTCAGGAAGTGCCTACGGCCATTTTCTGTGAGAATGATTATATGGCAATCAGTGCAATCAAATCGTTGCAAAATATTGGTATTCGCGTGCCTGAGGATATTTCCGTGATGGGATTTGATAATATTTTCGAAGCCAAAGTCATCAGTCCCGAGCTAACCACTGTGCACGTAAAAAAGGACATCCTGGCCAAAACTGCCGTAAAGCTGATTATTGATCATCTGGATAATCGGGAGAATAGCGGTGCCCATATTTATGTCAATACCGAAGTTGTGGAACGCAGATCCTGTATTCCTCTCGTCAGCTCACCCGGAGAATAATTGCCCTTTACCGGGGAGAACGAAAATAAACCGACTTCTTCTGATGGAAGTCGGTTATTTTCATTCATATTGTCGTTCATGGATTAATTCATTTTCTGTTGCATCCGAAGCAGCATCATGACCGCTTCAGCCCGTGTAAGCACATCCCGTGGAGCAAATGTATGGCCTGGTCTCCCTTGGACAATACCGAGCTGTTGCAGGGTCAGCACATAGGGACGGGCCCAAAGGGCTACCTGATCCATATCCTTGAATGGCGTTACTGTGGATTCCTCCGATTCGTGCTGCAACCCAAAGGCTCTGACCATAATGGCTGACATCTCTGCCCGGGTCACGGCATGATCAGGCCCATACTGCCCATCCGGGTAGCCCTGCATAATGCCTGCTTCTCTCATCGCAGATGCAGCCTCCATCCCCCAAGCCGGGATGGATGCCTGATCAGTGAAGCCGCTCTCCGTTGTGCCTTTTTCACTCACGCGCAAATGCAGTATACGCTGAAGCATAACCGCATATTCCAGCCGCGTAAGCATTCCTTGCGGTTGATGGCTGCCATCCCCATATCCCTGGATGATACCCATCTGAGCAGCAAGCGCCATCGCCCGATCAGCCCAATCCGGCTGGCCTTCAACGTTAGACAGATCCACACCTGAAACAGAGCCTTCCGATTCAGAAGTCACCGTCTCACCCCGAACGATATTAACGTAATATTCCTTGGCCTCGTCATCCAAGCCTTTGACACCGATCGTAACCGGATTGCTGCCAGGGTTCAGGTTCACCAGCGTAATATTGCCCTGCTGCGCCGGGGAGCCGTTCACCATAATACTCTGTCCGATCACAGGCCAATGCAGGGTTACCGTCGAGGTATCTGCTGGCAATGTTAGCTGATAGCGAAACTGCTCCGGGGAAAATGCAGGTTCAAGTTTGCCTGGCGAAACGTTCAGCCCTGTTAAATTGGACGAGATGGCAGGTGCAGCCGATGTACTTTGCTGTCCCACTGGAGATGAGGAAACACTTGGAACCGATGGTTCAGATGGATTCCCTGGCTGCACAGGGGGTTCCTCTGGATTCTCTGGATTCCCTGGATTCCCTGGATTTCCTGGGTTCTCCGGGTTCTCCGGGTTCTCCGGGTTCTCCGGGTTCTCGGGGTTCTCGGGCCCTCCCGGTTCCCCTGTAGCCGGATCAGTCTCTTGAACAACATGCAGGGTATAATTTCGTTGATTGATCCTATCCGCCGCTGTAACTTCAATAACGACGTCCTGCGTTGGCGCAATTACAGGCACATTTATGCCCTGGCCCGATTGTGCAGACTGTCCATCAAGAAGCAGGCTGGCAGTGGGCTCATACGTACTGGCTGTTACCGTAATGGATGATGCATCCTTCGAGACTTGAATTGTATACTCTTCAAGCTCGGGATCGAATCCGGTCAAGGGCAATCCATTGACAGCCAGCCTGTGTAAACGGGCATCTGCTGCATTGGCAGTAAATTGTAGAACCCGGACTTGGCCCGCACCATAACCTTGTTCCCTGTCTTTCCGATACCTTACCCACACCTCTTCATTCCCGGGGAAAATCGGTGATGGTTCAACGGCAAAGGAAGTATAGCTCACCCCAGCATTGGTTGAAAACTCCATGTCGGGCGTTGTGCCTACAATAAGATTGGCTTGATCGTCCACGGCAATTTGTTCCGGCGCAGCAACCCGAAGGCCATACCATCCACCATTGTCATCCCCGCCTAGAAACGAGTAACTCCCATCAGGGTTTTGTTTGGTGTTTGAACCTGATCCCTTTTCGGATAGGTGGTGAACCCACTGCATATTGCCTACTTCATCGGTTTTCAATACAAGCATGTTCAGATCGCTATCCGTGCCTGATACCACATATCCCCCTTCAAAAGCCAGCTTTACGTCCACACCATGGTTTCCTACAGGATATGTCCTCATCCACTCTTGGTCCAGATTGGCATCCAGTTTAAGCAGCATGATCTCCTGTTTAGAGCCAATAACCACATTTCCCGTCAGAATATACCCAAAATCATTCACCGGTGCCATAGCCTCAATCGTTTCGCTTGCATCTGGTGTACCATATGTTCTCTGATTGACCTGCACACCTGCCACATTCACTTCTGTCAGGAGCGCATCGGTATACCAGCTGACTCCATCCTGTTGGGTCGAGCCTCCAAGCAGGTGGGTGCCCTTAAAGGAACGAAGGCTGGCGTGTATAAATTGATTATAGGGCTGCGCATAGGTTGTATTAAATATCTGACTGCTTCCTGGATTCAGCATGACTGCCATCGGGTCCAGTTCACCGTTTGCAGAACGCCGATAACCGGTTAGCAGGATCAGTTCATGATCTGTCTTGAGCAAGGAGCTTACACTGCCCTCGACCATTACAGAAAAGGCAATCTCCTGATCCGCATTCAGTTTGCCAATGACGGATTGATTCAGATCATTGTTATCGATTCCTGCATACATGTACTCATTGTCCCGCAGCGGAATAACAGCTCTCACATCGTATCTCGGCTCCGTACCCTCGGTCAGCTGTTTACGCCATAACTCCTTACCTTCAGCATCCGTTTTCAGCAGCGCACTCTGATTCCCGCTCCTGCCTGCCAGAATATATCCGCCATCCTGCGTTGGCTTGGCATCAATGACCGAAAACCCGTCATATCTGGTTACATCCACTTCCCACGTTCGACCACCGGCGTCGGCATGCACGTTCGGTCCATACCCATATAACAGACCTGTCACCAATACTGCAATCCACAAACTAATTCCCGTCTTTCTTATCCGCATTTTTTCTCCCCCACATGACCAGCAGTGTAGTACCTGCAAATTGAATAACCCTATTTTAAGATTAAAATGCAATGCCGGCGTCTACCCCCCGGTAGAGAAAACAAAACCCCTGATTCGAATTGATCGAATCCCAGTGTAATGGTAAAGTGGTACTGAACTGATTCAATCTGTTTTTTGACTATTAAAGGAAGTGTTCATTTTGTCTAACCAACCATCCGCCACCACAGCCAGTCCTCATTTGAGCGCGGACTGCGAGCAATGTTTCGGTCTGTGCTGTGTTGCCTTGCCCTACGGCAAATCATCCGATTTTGCTTTTGATAAATCCAGTGGTACTCCCTGTCCCAACCTGCGTACAGACCATCGCTGCGGAATCCATACCCAGCTCCGGCAAAAAGGGTTCAAGGGCTGCACCGTGTATGACTGTTTTGGCGCCGGACAGAAGCTGTCCCAGATAACCTATGCAGGCAAAGATTGGCGAGATCATCCGGAATCCGCAAGCGAGATGTTCGATTGCCTGCCTGTCCTGAGACAACTTCACGAGCTGCTCAGTTATCTGAATGAAATGCTGATGCGGCCGGAAACGTCTACACTTCATGCGGCTCTGAGAGAAAGATATGAGGAGATACATCAACTTGCCAATCTGGAACCATCGGCCCTGCTGCGCCTGGACATTCCAGCTCATCGTGCGATGGTGAACGAGCTTTTGGTCAAGGCAAGTACATTGGTACGCGCCAGTGTACCACCCACGAGTCGTGAACATGGAAAGGGAAAGCCGAAGAGCCAAAGACGTACTGGAAGAGACTTTTTAGGAGCGAATCTGGCAGGGGTTGATCTGCGAGGCGCCAGCTTCCGGGGTGCTCTGATGATCGCTTGTGATCTGCGCAATGCGGACCTGCGACATGCCGATTGGATCGGTGCCGACTTGCGTGATGCCCATCTTGGCGGAGCGGATCTGACCGGCGGTATTTTCCTGACGCAATCCCAGATCAATGCAGCTAAGGGTAACGCCCGCACCAAGCTGCCCGTCCATCTGCATATGCCTGAGCATTGGTCACAGGCATGATTCAGCCAATACGCGTAGAGCAGGATTGTACAGCAAATAGCCCGTCCTTCTTTAGACGAAGGGCGGGCTACTATTTTCTATTTTACAAAGGATAACAAGCCGTTCAAATGCAACGTCCTGTGACTTGCACGCACCACTGTATTATAACAGGTCGCGGCGAAGGTCCTCAGCCGACTTCGGAGACAGGTGACCCAGCGGAATATCAAATACCGTCTTCGCACCCTTCTGCCCTTCCAGGCTCAGACGCTGTGCAGCTCGGGCATACGCCACAAGCACGCTCGCTGTGAATTCCGGGTTGCTGTCCAGCTTCAGACCAAATTCAATAATTTGTTTCTGGCCTGCGCCTGTAACTCCACTGCGAATGACAAACCCGCCATGCGGCATGCCTTCGTGCTCAGCCTTTAACTGCTCCTCAGTAATGAACGTCACCGTAGTATCGTAATCCGAGAAATAGTTCGGCATGGATACAATCGTTTCACGAATTTCATCCTGATTGGCGCCTTCTTCAGCCACCACATAGCATTGACGCAAATGCTTCTCGCGTGTGGACAGTTCAGGTGTCTCCCCGGCACGAATGCGGTTAATCACCTCTTCGACAGGTACGGTGTACTGAACACCAGCTTTAACACCTGGAACACGGCGGATGGCATCCGAATGCCCTTGGCTGACCCCTTTGCCCCAGAATGTGTATTCTTTGCCTTCTGGCAGAATGGATTGCGCAAGCAGACGGTTCATCGAGAACAAGCCCGGGTCCCATCCTGTCGAGATGACACTCACATGTCCGCCTTGCTCTGCCGCAGCATGAACTTCCTTATAGAATTCAGGGATTTTGGCATGTGTATCGAAGCTGTCTACCGTATTGAACAATTTGGCGATGGCAGGCGTCTGTTCTGGAAGATCCGTTGCCGAGCCGCCGCACAGAATCATGACATCAATTTTGCCTATGTATTGCTCAGCCGCAGAGATATGCTCGAAACGAACCTCTGTGCCTTCAGC from Paenibacillus sp. JNUCC-31 includes:
- a CDS encoding pentapeptide repeat-containing protein, giving the protein MSNQPSATTASPHLSADCEQCFGLCCVALPYGKSSDFAFDKSSGTPCPNLRTDHRCGIHTQLRQKGFKGCTVYDCFGAGQKLSQITYAGKDWRDHPESASEMFDCLPVLRQLHELLSYLNEMLMRPETSTLHAALRERYEEIHQLANLEPSALLRLDIPAHRAMVNELLVKASTLVRASVPPTSREHGKGKPKSQRRTGRDFLGANLAGVDLRGASFRGALMIACDLRNADLRHADWIGADLRDAHLGGADLTGGIFLTQSQINAAKGNARTKLPVHLHMPEHWSQA
- a CDS encoding S-layer homology domain-containing protein codes for the protein MRIRKTGISLWIAVLVTGLLYGYGPNVHADAGGRTWEVDVTRYDGFSVIDAKPTQDGGYILAGRSGNQSALLKTDAEGKELWRKQLTEGTEPRYDVRAVIPLRDNEYMYAGIDNNDLNQSVIGKLNADQEIAFSVMVEGSVSSLLKTDHELILLTGYRRSANGELDPMAVMLNPGSSQIFNTTYAQPYNQFIHASLRSFKGTHLLGGSTQQDGVSWYTDALLTEVNVAGVQVNQRTYGTPDASETIEAMAPVNDFGYILTGNVVIGSKQEIMLLKLDANLDQEWMRTYPVGNHGVDVKLAFEGGYVVSGTDSDLNMLVLKTDEVGNMQWVHHLSEKGSGSNTKQNPDGSYSFLGGDDNGGWYGLRVAAPEQIAVDDQANLIVGTTPDMEFSTNAGVSYTSFAVEPSPIFPGNEEVWVRYRKDREQGYGAGQVRVLQFTANAADARLHRLAVNGLPLTGFDPELEEYTIQVSKDASSITVTASTYEPTASLLLDGQSAQSGQGINVPVIAPTQDVVIEVTAADRINQRNYTLHVVQETDPATGEPGGPENPENPENPENPENPENPGNPGNPGNPENPEEPPVQPGNPSEPSVPSVSSSPVGQQSTSAAPAISSNLTGLNVSPGKLEPAFSPEQFRYQLTLPADTSTVTLHWPVIGQSIMVNGSPAQQGNITLVNLNPGSNPVTIGVKGLDDEAKEYYVNIVRGETVTSESEGSVSGVDLSNVEGQPDWADRAMALAAQMGIIQGYGDGSHQPQGMLTRLEYAVMLQRILHLRVSEKGTTESGFTDQASIPAWGMEAASAMREAGIMQGYPDGQYGPDHAVTRAEMSAIMVRAFGLQHESEESTVTPFKDMDQVALWARPYVLTLQQLGIVQGRPGHTFAPRDVLTRAEAVMMLLRMQQKMN
- a CDS encoding LacI family DNA-binding transcriptional regulator, translated to MKIDDIARLAGVSKAAVSLAFNNKPGVSEQTREHILNIAQIHGYKPRTAKTGKEIYKPNAIIRFVACKNTDIVTEHYDTLPFFNELIHHITEQVKQHGNTLIISSIDLQRIQHELEVLEKEQPSAGILLLGTNLTPPMIQHIQSIHANVVILDTCFEYVDANFVSINNTLGGYQAGKHIVNLGHRHIGYVKSNTRIPNFIKREEGFRAALAEHDLIVNESLTFDLHPMRVMPQEDFQQAIQQLQEVPTAIFCENDYMAISAIKSLQNIGIRVPEDISVMGFDNIFEAKVISPELTTVHVKKDILAKTAVKLIIDHLDNRENSGAHIYVNTEVVERRSCIPLVSSPGE
- a CDS encoding diaminopimelate dehydrogenase; amino-acid sequence: MIKVGIVGYGNLGKGVEKAISQNEDLELVAVFTRRNPEQMVAEGTEVRFEHISAAEQYIGKIDVMILCGGSATDLPEQTPAIAKLFNTVDSFDTHAKIPEFYKEVHAAAEQGGHVSVISTGWDPGLFSMNRLLAQSILPEGKEYTFWGKGVSQGHSDAIRRVPGVKAGVQYTVPVEEVINRIRAGETPELSTREKHLRQCYVVAEEGANQDEIRETIVSMPNYFSDYDTTVTFITEEQLKAEHEGMPHGGFVIRSGVTGAGQKQIIEFGLKLDSNPEFTASVLVAYARAAQRLSLEGQKGAKTVFDIPLGHLSPKSAEDLRRDLL